From Doryrhamphus excisus isolate RoL2022-K1 chromosome 22, RoL_Dexc_1.0, whole genome shotgun sequence, one genomic window encodes:
- the tmem94 gene encoding transmembrane protein 94 isoform X1: MESKDKQQEEDPVTLGLLTHQALGRLRDQLGDLLDQYQKTTSKRVSAQEHWVSSFLYHGNRHSCLHWPGAALTILVALGLLCCYGSQPKGSSGSEVVNAAALVILLLVNLLLVRRQEMLKRSEMVRRLKGIVTQLSDYLSGWVGEVRWPVSLYPDLYTPSSPSWSLHWTYRDSQLVNLPVSLLVEGDIIALRPGQEAFASLRGIKDDEHIVLEPGDLFPPSSPSPSALANEKRGPHSPQQHRLFRVVRTPVLDTVRSCLELAGSRPITVLDNERFTVQSVITKLVCPVVLAAFLLVNSVRYFCDAPNLTPTSYNFLQLQLMGVLPVLPLLFPIMWVLVNAFGEARVLAEFSRVSPAGLLAKFSEDTLSSYTEVVSSQEMMLCVWRHLIGVLKGASQTLCYTSSLLHTLGSVTVLCCVDKQGILSWPNPSPETVLFFSGRVEPPHNSQEDLIDGLSVNSYCRMETYEDRDEQALEVEALLCQTAELSTQLGETPEPSEATHSTETLRLQRSCQPGNARTKHNSGSNVSYSRDTEGGEDQSQEFGIGCQETEADDFVCDYHLEMLSLSQDQHNPASIQFDDLSWQCHLPSLKPLGLNIMLNLCNTSVTQQLCRFSDHLSNLAVQESHGSVQPVCVPWGLCELSRLIGFTPGARELFKQESHLALYQLPTGENAKDLPSRRLHYFTKRQPPLSHLISLFVRDSSSNNVQMLSHGTADLILEACTDFWDGADIYPLLGSDRKKILDFYQRACLSGYCSAFAYKPMQVSLSGQLNGKCVELAPGPCLFSGLELPFTTPIKYNSCRNSWSSDEGIGEGVERDDCVQALSGQIFMGMVSSQFQARLDTVRLIDALITACIRFVYFSMEDELRSKVFAEKMGLETGWNCHISLTSIGDGPCEAVPSSPGHGSLHEDLNQDSRDEADGPLLQEEEAHSDLASFQPTDSDVPSFLEDCNRAKLPRGIHQVRPHLKNIDNVPLLVPLFTDCTPDTMCEMIKIMQENREVTCCLGSAANFRNSRLFLQSDLSIALDPIYPSQCSRETFGYSTWSPFNSNAEGLSPLRLSGQLNSLGCSVTFHQGESVSMIKLIEQARHTTYGIRKCFLFLLQCQLSLVIIQFLACLAQLPPPMNITDILWLSCFSCPLLSVSLLGKPPDSSVMTVATGKNLDAIPKKTQNYFLGCFVLKFGLTVCAYLLAFGFTLQEICSRSTNVTMFDNTSGICLHILTASSSDHAPRWFCELSNGLLLTQKVMTGFLVLHTVVISLSYVHRSQPLWRKSPFSNTWWCLTVPVVLLSQVVQATIDYQLWRDRDSLLNFGLSDIPLLGWLLVCLSPLLVVVVNEAVKLHEIRVRVRYQKRQKLQFETKLGMNSPF, encoded by the exons GCTTAGCG ATTATCTTTCTGGTTGGGTGGGCGAAGTACGGTGGCCTGTATCGCTTTATCCTGATCTATACACACCTTCGTCACCATCGTGGTCTCTTCATTGGACATACCGTGACTCCCAGTTGGTCAATCTGCCTGTCAGTCTGCTGGTGGAAGGAGATATTATTGCTCTGAGACCCGGACAGGAAGCATTTGCATCTCTCCGAGGAATAAAG GATGATGAACACATTGTATTGGAGCCCGGAGATTTGTTCCCCCCATCCTCTCCATCTCCTTCTGCGCTGGCCAATGAGAAAAGAGGACCGCATAGCCCACAGCAACATCGTCTCTTCAGAGTTGTCAGGACTCCAGTTCTAGACACAGTTAG GAGTTGTTTGGAGTTGGCAGGCTCTCGGCCAATCACCGTCCTCGACAATGAGCGTTTTACAGTGCAGTCCGTCATCACCAAGCTGGTCTGTCCTGTGGTTCTG GCGGCCTTTCTGCTGGTAAACTCAGTGCGATACTTTTGTGATGCGCCCAACCTCACTCCCACCAGCTACAATTTCTTGCAGCttcag ttgATGGGTGTGCTGCCCGTCTTACCGCTGCTATTCCCCATCATGTGGGTACTGGTCAATGCCTTTGGAGAGGCCCGGGTCCTTGCCGAGTTCAGCCGTGTATCTCCAGCAGGACTG CTTGCAAAATTCTCGGAGGACACTCTAAGCAGCTACACTGAAGTGGTTTCCTCCCAG GAgatgatgctgtgtgtgtggagaCATCTCATTGGTGTCCTGAAGGGAGCATCGCAGACTCTCTGTTACACATCCAGCCTTTTACACACGCTTGGATCTGTCACT GTCTTGTGTTGTGTGGACAAACAGGGTATCCTATCCTGGCCGAACCCGAGCCCCGAGACTGTGCTGTTCTTCAGCGGACGAGTGGAACCACCTCACAATAGCCAGGAAGATCTCATAGACGGCCTGTCAGTCAACTCCTACTGCAGAATGGAGACCTATGAAGACAGGGATGAG CAGGCCCTGGAAGTGGAAGCTCTTCTTTGTCAAACAGCGGAGCTTAGCACCCAGCTTGGGGAAACACCTGAGCCCAGTGAGGCGACTCATTCAACAGAAACACTAAGGCTTCAGCGCTCCTGCCAACCCGGAAACGCTCGCACCAAACACAACTCCGGATCCAACGTGAGCTACAGTCGTGACACAGAAGGCGGTGAAGACCAGTCCCAG GAATTTGGGATTGGCTGCCAAGAAACGGAAGCAGACGATTTTGTGTGCGACTACCACCTGGAAATGCTGAGTCTGTCTCAAGACCAGCACAACCCCGCTAGCATCCAGTTTGATGATCTGTCATGGCAGTGCCACTTGCCTTCGCTCAAACCCCTGGGCCTCAACATCATGCTCAACCTCTGCAACACCAGCGTCACCCAGCAGCTTTGCCGCTTCTCCGATCATTTGTCCAATCTAGCGGTGCAGGAGAGCCACGGCAGCGTGCAGCCAGTTTGCGTTCCCTGGGGGCTCTGCGAGCTCTCCAGGCTCATAG GGTTCACTCCCGGTGCCAGGGAGCTCTTTAAACAGGAGAGCCACCTAGCTCTTTATCAGCTGCCAACCGGAGAAAATGCTAAAGATCTGCCTTCCAGACGCCTGCATTACTTCACCAAGCGTCAGCCGCCTCTCTCCCACCTGATCTCCCTCTTTGTACGAGACTCTTCCTCCA ATAATGTCCAGATGCTGTCCCATGGTACAGCTGACCTGATCTTGGAGGCCTGCACTGACTTTTGGGATGGAGCTGATATTTATCCCCTCTTAGGATCCGACAG AAAAAAGATTCTGGACTTCTACCAACGTGCCTGCCTCTCCGGTTATTGCTCAGCCTTTGCCTATAAACCCATGCAAGTTTCCTTGTCCGGCCAATTGAATGGGAAGTGTGTGGAGCTGGCCCCTGGACCCTGTCTCTTCTCAGGACTGGAGCTCCCCTTCACCACTCCCATCAAGTACAATTCCTGCAGGAACAGTTGGAGCTCAGACG AAGGAATTGGTGAAGGAGTGGAACGTGACGATTGTGTTCAAGCCCTGAGCGGACAGATATTCATGGGCATGGTATCGTCCCAGTTCCAGGCTCGGCTGGATACAGTCAGGCTCATTGACGCCCTGATCACTGCATGCATtcgttttgtttacttttccaTGGAGGATGAACTCCGTAGTAAG GTTTTTGCAGAGAAGATGGGTTTAGAGACTGGCTGGAACTGTCATATCTCACTGACTTCAATCGGAGATGGTCCCTGTGAAGCGGTTCCTTCCAGCCCCGGTCACGGCTCCCTTCATGAGGACCTGAACCAAG ATTCACGAGATGAAGCTGATGGACCGCTGCTACAAGAGGAGGAGGCGCACTCTGACCTGGCCAGCTTTCAGCCAACAGATAGCGATGTGCCCAGCTTTCTTGAAGACTGCAACAgg gcaAAGCTTCCTCGGGGCATTCACCAGGTTCGACCTCACTTGAAGAACATCGATAATGTGCCTCTATTGGTGCCACTGTTCACCGACTGCACCCCTGACA CCATGTGTGAGATGATAAAGATCATGCAAGAGAACAGGGAGGTTACATGCTGTTTGGGAAGCGCCGCTAATTTCCGCAACAGCCGCCTGTTTCTACAAAGTGACCTCAG CATTGCTCTAGATCCAATTTACCCATCTCAGTGCTCGAGGGAGACGTTTGGCTATTCCACGTGGAGTCCGTTCAACAGTAACGCGGAAGGTCTGTCTCCTCTGAGACTCTCGGGGCAACTCAACAGTCTTGGCTGCTCCGTCACCTTTCACCAAGGAGAGAGCGTCAGCATGATCAAGCTCATTGAACAG GCACGACACACAACATACGGCATCCGCAAGTGCTTCCTGTTTCTGCTGCAGTGTCAGCTCAGTCTGGTCATCATTCAG TTTTTAGCCTGTTTAGCTCAGCTCCCTCCTCCCATGAACATCACCGACATCCTCTGGCTGTCTTGCTTCAGCTGCCCACTGCTAAG CGTGTCGCTTCTGGGAAAGCCACCAGACAGTTCGGTCATGACTGTTGCTACTGGGAAGAACCTTGATGCCATTCCCAAAAAG ACTCAAAACTACTTCCTgggctgttttgttttgaagttTGGCCTGACGGTGTGCGCCTATTTGTTGGCCTTTGGCTTTACTCTCCAAGAGATCTGCAGCAGAAGCACAAACGTCACCATGTTTGACAACACCTCTGGAATTTGCCTGCATATACTCACAGCCAG CTCTTCAGACCATGCTCCTCGTTGGTTCTGTGAACTGTCCAATGGTCTGCTGTTGACTCAGAAGGTCATGACGGGTTTCCTGGTCTTGCATACAG tggtgaTCTCGCTAAGCTACGTCCACCGCTCTCAGCCTTTGTGGCGAAAGAGTCCTTTCAGCAACACCTGGTGGTGTCTCACCGTACCTGTGGT TCTGCTCAGCCAGGTTGTCCAAGCCACGATTGATTACCAGTTGTGGCGTGACCGGGACAGCCTCCTGAACTTTGGACTGAGCGACATACCTCTGCTTGGATGGCTGCTTGTGTGTCTGTCGCctctgctggtggtggtggtcaatGAGGCGGTCAAGCTACATGAGATCAG GGTGCGAGTTCGCTACCAAAAGAGACAGAAGCTGCAGTTTGAAACGAAGCTCGGAATGAACTCTCCATTCTGA
- the tmem94 gene encoding transmembrane protein 94 isoform X2 codes for MLKRSEMVRRLKGIVTQLSDYLSGWVGEVRWPVSLYPDLYTPSSPSWSLHWTYRDSQLVNLPVSLLVEGDIIALRPGQEAFASLRGIKDDEHIVLEPGDLFPPSSPSPSALANEKRGPHSPQQHRLFRVVRTPVLDTVRSCLELAGSRPITVLDNERFTVQSVITKLVCPVVLAAFLLVNSVRYFCDAPNLTPTSYNFLQLQLMGVLPVLPLLFPIMWVLVNAFGEARVLAEFSRVSPAGLLAKFSEDTLSSYTEVVSSQEMMLCVWRHLIGVLKGASQTLCYTSSLLHTLGSVTVLCCVDKQGILSWPNPSPETVLFFSGRVEPPHNSQEDLIDGLSVNSYCRMETYEDRDEQALEVEALLCQTAELSTQLGETPEPSEATHSTETLRLQRSCQPGNARTKHNSGSNVSYSRDTEGGEDQSQEFGIGCQETEADDFVCDYHLEMLSLSQDQHNPASIQFDDLSWQCHLPSLKPLGLNIMLNLCNTSVTQQLCRFSDHLSNLAVQESHGSVQPVCVPWGLCELSRLIGFTPGARELFKQESHLALYQLPTGENAKDLPSRRLHYFTKRQPPLSHLISLFVRDSSSNNVQMLSHGTADLILEACTDFWDGADIYPLLGSDRKKILDFYQRACLSGYCSAFAYKPMQVSLSGQLNGKCVELAPGPCLFSGLELPFTTPIKYNSCRNSWSSDEGIGEGVERDDCVQALSGQIFMGMVSSQFQARLDTVRLIDALITACIRFVYFSMEDELRSKVFAEKMGLETGWNCHISLTSIGDGPCEAVPSSPGHGSLHEDLNQDSRDEADGPLLQEEEAHSDLASFQPTDSDVPSFLEDCNRAKLPRGIHQVRPHLKNIDNVPLLVPLFTDCTPDTMCEMIKIMQENREVTCCLGSAANFRNSRLFLQSDLSIALDPIYPSQCSRETFGYSTWSPFNSNAEGLSPLRLSGQLNSLGCSVTFHQGESVSMIKLIEQARHTTYGIRKCFLFLLQCQLSLVIIQFLACLAQLPPPMNITDILWLSCFSCPLLSVSLLGKPPDSSVMTVATGKNLDAIPKKTQNYFLGCFVLKFGLTVCAYLLAFGFTLQEICSRSTNVTMFDNTSGICLHILTASSSDHAPRWFCELSNGLLLTQKVMTGFLVLHTVVISLSYVHRSQPLWRKSPFSNTWWCLTVPVVLLSQVVQATIDYQLWRDRDSLLNFGLSDIPLLGWLLVCLSPLLVVVVNEAVKLHEIRVRVRYQKRQKLQFETKLGMNSPF; via the exons GCTTAGCG ATTATCTTTCTGGTTGGGTGGGCGAAGTACGGTGGCCTGTATCGCTTTATCCTGATCTATACACACCTTCGTCACCATCGTGGTCTCTTCATTGGACATACCGTGACTCCCAGTTGGTCAATCTGCCTGTCAGTCTGCTGGTGGAAGGAGATATTATTGCTCTGAGACCCGGACAGGAAGCATTTGCATCTCTCCGAGGAATAAAG GATGATGAACACATTGTATTGGAGCCCGGAGATTTGTTCCCCCCATCCTCTCCATCTCCTTCTGCGCTGGCCAATGAGAAAAGAGGACCGCATAGCCCACAGCAACATCGTCTCTTCAGAGTTGTCAGGACTCCAGTTCTAGACACAGTTAG GAGTTGTTTGGAGTTGGCAGGCTCTCGGCCAATCACCGTCCTCGACAATGAGCGTTTTACAGTGCAGTCCGTCATCACCAAGCTGGTCTGTCCTGTGGTTCTG GCGGCCTTTCTGCTGGTAAACTCAGTGCGATACTTTTGTGATGCGCCCAACCTCACTCCCACCAGCTACAATTTCTTGCAGCttcag ttgATGGGTGTGCTGCCCGTCTTACCGCTGCTATTCCCCATCATGTGGGTACTGGTCAATGCCTTTGGAGAGGCCCGGGTCCTTGCCGAGTTCAGCCGTGTATCTCCAGCAGGACTG CTTGCAAAATTCTCGGAGGACACTCTAAGCAGCTACACTGAAGTGGTTTCCTCCCAG GAgatgatgctgtgtgtgtggagaCATCTCATTGGTGTCCTGAAGGGAGCATCGCAGACTCTCTGTTACACATCCAGCCTTTTACACACGCTTGGATCTGTCACT GTCTTGTGTTGTGTGGACAAACAGGGTATCCTATCCTGGCCGAACCCGAGCCCCGAGACTGTGCTGTTCTTCAGCGGACGAGTGGAACCACCTCACAATAGCCAGGAAGATCTCATAGACGGCCTGTCAGTCAACTCCTACTGCAGAATGGAGACCTATGAAGACAGGGATGAG CAGGCCCTGGAAGTGGAAGCTCTTCTTTGTCAAACAGCGGAGCTTAGCACCCAGCTTGGGGAAACACCTGAGCCCAGTGAGGCGACTCATTCAACAGAAACACTAAGGCTTCAGCGCTCCTGCCAACCCGGAAACGCTCGCACCAAACACAACTCCGGATCCAACGTGAGCTACAGTCGTGACACAGAAGGCGGTGAAGACCAGTCCCAG GAATTTGGGATTGGCTGCCAAGAAACGGAAGCAGACGATTTTGTGTGCGACTACCACCTGGAAATGCTGAGTCTGTCTCAAGACCAGCACAACCCCGCTAGCATCCAGTTTGATGATCTGTCATGGCAGTGCCACTTGCCTTCGCTCAAACCCCTGGGCCTCAACATCATGCTCAACCTCTGCAACACCAGCGTCACCCAGCAGCTTTGCCGCTTCTCCGATCATTTGTCCAATCTAGCGGTGCAGGAGAGCCACGGCAGCGTGCAGCCAGTTTGCGTTCCCTGGGGGCTCTGCGAGCTCTCCAGGCTCATAG GGTTCACTCCCGGTGCCAGGGAGCTCTTTAAACAGGAGAGCCACCTAGCTCTTTATCAGCTGCCAACCGGAGAAAATGCTAAAGATCTGCCTTCCAGACGCCTGCATTACTTCACCAAGCGTCAGCCGCCTCTCTCCCACCTGATCTCCCTCTTTGTACGAGACTCTTCCTCCA ATAATGTCCAGATGCTGTCCCATGGTACAGCTGACCTGATCTTGGAGGCCTGCACTGACTTTTGGGATGGAGCTGATATTTATCCCCTCTTAGGATCCGACAG AAAAAAGATTCTGGACTTCTACCAACGTGCCTGCCTCTCCGGTTATTGCTCAGCCTTTGCCTATAAACCCATGCAAGTTTCCTTGTCCGGCCAATTGAATGGGAAGTGTGTGGAGCTGGCCCCTGGACCCTGTCTCTTCTCAGGACTGGAGCTCCCCTTCACCACTCCCATCAAGTACAATTCCTGCAGGAACAGTTGGAGCTCAGACG AAGGAATTGGTGAAGGAGTGGAACGTGACGATTGTGTTCAAGCCCTGAGCGGACAGATATTCATGGGCATGGTATCGTCCCAGTTCCAGGCTCGGCTGGATACAGTCAGGCTCATTGACGCCCTGATCACTGCATGCATtcgttttgtttacttttccaTGGAGGATGAACTCCGTAGTAAG GTTTTTGCAGAGAAGATGGGTTTAGAGACTGGCTGGAACTGTCATATCTCACTGACTTCAATCGGAGATGGTCCCTGTGAAGCGGTTCCTTCCAGCCCCGGTCACGGCTCCCTTCATGAGGACCTGAACCAAG ATTCACGAGATGAAGCTGATGGACCGCTGCTACAAGAGGAGGAGGCGCACTCTGACCTGGCCAGCTTTCAGCCAACAGATAGCGATGTGCCCAGCTTTCTTGAAGACTGCAACAgg gcaAAGCTTCCTCGGGGCATTCACCAGGTTCGACCTCACTTGAAGAACATCGATAATGTGCCTCTATTGGTGCCACTGTTCACCGACTGCACCCCTGACA CCATGTGTGAGATGATAAAGATCATGCAAGAGAACAGGGAGGTTACATGCTGTTTGGGAAGCGCCGCTAATTTCCGCAACAGCCGCCTGTTTCTACAAAGTGACCTCAG CATTGCTCTAGATCCAATTTACCCATCTCAGTGCTCGAGGGAGACGTTTGGCTATTCCACGTGGAGTCCGTTCAACAGTAACGCGGAAGGTCTGTCTCCTCTGAGACTCTCGGGGCAACTCAACAGTCTTGGCTGCTCCGTCACCTTTCACCAAGGAGAGAGCGTCAGCATGATCAAGCTCATTGAACAG GCACGACACACAACATACGGCATCCGCAAGTGCTTCCTGTTTCTGCTGCAGTGTCAGCTCAGTCTGGTCATCATTCAG TTTTTAGCCTGTTTAGCTCAGCTCCCTCCTCCCATGAACATCACCGACATCCTCTGGCTGTCTTGCTTCAGCTGCCCACTGCTAAG CGTGTCGCTTCTGGGAAAGCCACCAGACAGTTCGGTCATGACTGTTGCTACTGGGAAGAACCTTGATGCCATTCCCAAAAAG ACTCAAAACTACTTCCTgggctgttttgttttgaagttTGGCCTGACGGTGTGCGCCTATTTGTTGGCCTTTGGCTTTACTCTCCAAGAGATCTGCAGCAGAAGCACAAACGTCACCATGTTTGACAACACCTCTGGAATTTGCCTGCATATACTCACAGCCAG CTCTTCAGACCATGCTCCTCGTTGGTTCTGTGAACTGTCCAATGGTCTGCTGTTGACTCAGAAGGTCATGACGGGTTTCCTGGTCTTGCATACAG tggtgaTCTCGCTAAGCTACGTCCACCGCTCTCAGCCTTTGTGGCGAAAGAGTCCTTTCAGCAACACCTGGTGGTGTCTCACCGTACCTGTGGT TCTGCTCAGCCAGGTTGTCCAAGCCACGATTGATTACCAGTTGTGGCGTGACCGGGACAGCCTCCTGAACTTTGGACTGAGCGACATACCTCTGCTTGGATGGCTGCTTGTGTGTCTGTCGCctctgctggtggtggtggtcaatGAGGCGGTCAAGCTACATGAGATCAG GGTGCGAGTTCGCTACCAAAAGAGACAGAAGCTGCAGTTTGAAACGAAGCTCGGAATGAACTCTCCATTCTGA